One stretch of Schlesneria sp. DSM 10557 DNA includes these proteins:
- a CDS encoding universal stress protein — MQVSIHKILFPTDFSAPAIEAQHYALALAEQMGSELHLLHVVVPPVLPFPDATTSWTMPETGVTDLIRHAEQRIADEVASWPEESRVVTSVTSGYAVDEIVNYAKAHDIDLIVAGTHGLSGLSHLLMGSVAEKLVRVAPCPVLTVRPGGHQFISDAHEVATSSGAT; from the coding sequence ATGCAAGTTTCAATTCACAAGATCCTGTTTCCGACGGATTTCAGCGCACCGGCAATTGAGGCCCAGCACTACGCGCTAGCGCTCGCTGAACAGATGGGATCGGAATTACACCTTCTGCACGTGGTGGTCCCGCCCGTCCTTCCATTCCCCGATGCGACCACATCCTGGACGATGCCGGAAACAGGCGTCACCGATCTGATCCGGCACGCCGAACAGCGGATTGCAGATGAGGTCGCGAGCTGGCCAGAAGAAAGCCGTGTCGTGACGAGCGTAACGTCAGGTTACGCCGTAGACGAAATCGTGAACTATGCGAAAGCTCACGATATCGACCTCATCGTCGCAGGTACTCACGGGCTCTCTGGACTCTCTCATTTACTCATGGGGTCGGTCGCAGAAAAACTGGTTCGGGTTGCCCCTTGTCCGGTCCTCACCGTTCGACCGGGAGGTCATCAGTTTATTTCCGATGCTCACGAAGTCGCCACATCCTCTGGCGCGACCTAG
- a CDS encoding flagellar biosynthetic protein FliQ, whose translation METESAVGLCQSMLLEVLLLAGPVLLAALGIALVIGMMQSMTQLHDHSLTFVPKVTVISLAILYLLPWGLSRLAEYATDLIRSIPQHL comes from the coding sequence ATGGAGACCGAATCGGCAGTCGGCCTGTGTCAGTCAATGCTGCTTGAAGTGCTGTTGCTGGCGGGGCCGGTCTTACTGGCGGCACTTGGGATTGCGCTGGTGATCGGCATGATGCAGTCGATGACGCAGCTCCATGATCACTCGCTGACGTTTGTCCCCAAAGTGACAGTGATCTCTCTGGCGATTCTTTACCTGCTCCCGTGGGGTCTCAGCCGGCTTGCTGAGTACGCGACGGATCTCATTCGTTCCATCCCTCAGCACTTATGA
- a CDS encoding NAD(P)/FAD-dependent oxidoreductase, with protein MSQRVVVIGGGVIGAACAHYLSQSGSRVTIVEKKTIGSGAAHGNCGYVCPSHILPLPGPGVMKKTLKAMISPNSPFSIKPRLDLSLWRFLLEFARHCNMKDMLASGVTLQLMLNSSKALYEELFANEPIDAEWQMSGILYPFLHQAGMEHFAETNQILRTHFNHGADRYDGDAVTELEPALKPGLAGGWHFPGDAHLRPDKLMSSWKKLLESRGVDIREHHEFLGFTTGRQVASNGHAAITAAKTSQGEIEADAFVVATGAWTPLLNQHLGCKVPIQPGKGYSLTMARPEKCPRMPLIFEEHRVAVTPWPSGYRLGSIMEFAGYDSTLNPRRIAMLRSGASHYLHEPTGDPVIEEWFGWRPMTPDSLPIIDRSPRAENVYIAAGHNMIGVSMATATGKLISELIHRQPTHIPVEPMSVRRF; from the coding sequence TTGAGTCAACGCGTGGTCGTCATCGGCGGTGGTGTCATCGGAGCGGCCTGCGCTCACTATCTCAGTCAATCCGGTTCTCGGGTCACGATTGTCGAAAAGAAGACCATCGGCAGCGGAGCGGCGCATGGCAATTGCGGATACGTCTGCCCGAGCCACATTCTTCCACTGCCCGGTCCCGGCGTGATGAAGAAGACGCTTAAAGCGATGATCAGTCCGAACTCGCCGTTTTCCATCAAGCCTCGGCTGGATCTGTCGCTGTGGCGGTTTCTGCTCGAGTTTGCCCGTCACTGCAATATGAAGGACATGCTCGCATCGGGCGTCACCCTGCAGTTGATGCTCAATTCGTCCAAGGCTCTTTACGAGGAACTCTTCGCCAACGAGCCCATTGATGCGGAATGGCAGATGTCCGGCATCCTCTACCCATTTCTGCATCAAGCGGGGATGGAGCACTTTGCCGAGACGAATCAGATCCTCAGAACTCACTTCAATCACGGTGCCGACCGCTACGATGGCGATGCAGTGACAGAACTGGAACCGGCTCTGAAACCGGGACTTGCGGGGGGGTGGCATTTCCCCGGAGACGCTCATTTGCGCCCTGACAAGCTGATGTCGTCGTGGAAGAAGCTGCTGGAATCTCGTGGTGTTGATATTCGAGAACATCATGAATTCCTGGGCTTCACGACCGGCCGTCAGGTGGCAAGTAACGGTCATGCCGCAATTACTGCAGCCAAAACATCCCAGGGCGAAATTGAAGCGGACGCCTTTGTTGTTGCCACCGGTGCCTGGACCCCGTTGCTGAACCAGCATCTGGGATGCAAGGTTCCGATCCAGCCCGGAAAAGGCTACTCGTTGACGATGGCCCGGCCAGAAAAGTGTCCCCGTATGCCGCTGATCTTCGAAGAGCATCGCGTCGCCGTGACGCCATGGCCCTCTGGCTATCGTCTGGGATCAATCATGGAGTTCGCGGGATACGATTCGACTCTGAACCCGCGGCGGATTGCCATGCTGAGGAGCGGGGCGAGCCACTATCTACATGAACCAACGGGCGATCCCGTGATCGAAGAGTGGTTCGGATGGCGCCCGATGACGCCAGACAGCCTGCCCATCATCGACCGCAGCCCCCGCGCAGAGAATGTCTACATTGCCGCAGGACATAACATGATTGGGGTGTCGATGGCGACTGCGACTGGCAAACTGATTTCTGAACTCATCCACCGGCAGCCAACGCATATTCCGGTTGAGCCAATGTCTGTTCGCCGCTTCTGA
- a CDS encoding DUF2007 domain-containing protein — protein MSTDSSESLVSVYSTPQAFDAALVKAMLADAGIAGSVEDANGPFPGISAVPCHVYVPAEYEAEARALIAEHEATHRERVESEFEEVEAEDDELSDV, from the coding sequence ATGTCTACCGATTCTTCAGAGTCCCTCGTCTCAGTTTACTCAACACCCCAGGCATTCGATGCCGCACTTGTGAAAGCCATGCTCGCGGATGCAGGGATCGCCGGATCGGTGGAAGACGCTAATGGCCCGTTTCCAGGCATCTCAGCAGTTCCCTGCCATGTGTATGTTCCTGCCGAGTACGAAGCGGAAGCGAGAGCTTTAATTGCGGAGCATGAAGCAACGCATCGTGAACGCGTCGAAAGTGAGTTCGAAGAAGTTGAAGCGGAAGATGACGAGCTGAGCGACGTGTAG
- a CDS encoding proline racemase family protein: MRDLFKKHLVHVIDSHTGGEPTRVVIAGGPDLGSGSLAERRIHFRDLFDDFRSAVINEPRGSDVLVGALLCEPVDPLAVAGVIYFNNVGPLWMCGHATIGLAVTLGHLGRIQAGTHRLETPVGTVLFDYDGANRVVFDNVPSYRFAQGITIDVEEIGPVTGDVAWGGNWFFLVDFASLPGLTSRLAGVSVPFRLSEVDLLTQIAQRIRRALRENGITGAEGGEIDHIEFIGPPVDPQNHGRNFVLCPGAAYDRSPCGTGTSAKLACLAADRKLMPGEVWRQESILGSVFEGTFRYENGHIIPRIAGTAYITAEANLILDPADPFQMGITPERCSS, translated from the coding sequence ATGCGTGACCTTTTCAAGAAACACCTCGTTCACGTCATAGACTCACATACCGGCGGAGAGCCAACGCGTGTCGTGATCGCGGGGGGGCCTGATCTCGGAAGTGGCTCGCTTGCTGAGCGAAGAATTCACTTCCGAGATCTCTTTGACGATTTTCGTTCTGCGGTCATCAACGAGCCGCGCGGCTCGGACGTACTGGTGGGAGCACTCTTGTGTGAGCCCGTCGATCCGCTGGCGGTGGCAGGCGTCATCTATTTCAACAACGTCGGCCCACTTTGGATGTGTGGGCACGCCACCATCGGACTTGCGGTCACACTCGGCCATCTTGGCCGGATCCAGGCGGGAACGCACCGGTTGGAAACTCCTGTCGGGACGGTACTTTTCGACTACGACGGAGCCAACCGTGTCGTCTTTGACAATGTCCCCAGCTACCGCTTCGCGCAAGGGATCACAATTGACGTTGAGGAAATCGGCCCCGTGACCGGCGACGTCGCCTGGGGAGGAAACTGGTTTTTTCTGGTCGATTTCGCATCGCTGCCAGGGCTAACGTCCCGATTGGCGGGGGTATCCGTCCCATTCCGCTTGTCAGAAGTCGACCTTCTTACCCAAATCGCGCAGCGTATTCGGCGGGCTCTTCGCGAGAATGGAATAACGGGCGCAGAAGGGGGAGAAATCGACCACATTGAATTCATCGGCCCGCCCGTCGACCCACAGAACCACGGCCGTAACTTTGTGCTGTGTCCCGGAGCGGCCTATGACCGCTCACCGTGCGGGACGGGGACGTCAGCGAAACTGGCCTGTCTGGCAGCGGATCGAAAGCTAATGCCGGGAGAAGTCTGGCGACAGGAGAGTATTCTTGGGAGTGTCTTTGAGGGGACATTCCGCTACGAGAACGGCCACATCATTCCCCGAATTGCCGGAACCGCCTACATCACGGCGGAGGCAAATCTGATTCTTGACCCGGCGGACCCATTTCAAATGGGAATCACCCCCGAGCGGTGCAGTTCCTGA
- a CDS encoding PSD1 and planctomycete cytochrome C domain-containing protein: MIPVSYDEPYFFLLRDNMNRFAPFTHLGANRRGLRIRIGLLALSFSGFVQLLPLHAADNRPSDDPAKVEFFEKKIRPLLLENCINCHSAENGGKGGLRVDDRNGLIEGGGRGPGLVPGKPQESLLIKVVRHQGLQMPPQKKLTDDQIADLEKWILDGATWPAVEIPDDLTGPKPEYDELKRNHWAWQPLKAVVPPTVTSEAFAANPIDQFIFSKWAEAGLQPAPDADKIALIRRVTFDLTGIPPTVDEIDRFLSDDSDKAFEKVVDRLLKSSAYGERWGRHWLDLARYGESTGSARNIPLPHAWRYRDYVIDSFTNDKPYDQFIREQIAGDLLPANSPTEKAEQLIATGFLAIGVKDVNQRFKIRFIMDNVDEQIDTVTRSVLALTASCARCHDHKFDPIPAVDYYALAGIFQSSDLCAGVRSKMGGGGLDYYDNTLLLQVGADAKTDPQLAEKIEAATQAFEKARAEFEAIRGTPEGLAVGPNGKPKQQAFRARMNKAQQELLALTDPAVIGKVAYGVRDGKKISDTEVRIRGEAELQGPTVPRGFLSLLEWPEQPKVNPKQSGRLELAEWLTSEQNPLTQRVIVNRIWQHLFQRGIVSTVDNFGTTGDKPSHPELLDYLAKQFVDEGWSVKKLIRSIVLSHTYRLSADSVSSNLAIDPGNRFLWRHSPRRLDAEEIRDAMLAASGQLNPVRPEGSPAKDFKVIEMRNNGPEARNLSEQSLASVSRSIYLPLVRGVTPRSLEVFDFAEQGMVTGSRDTTTVPTQALYLLNDPFVRKQALALAERVVQQPNLSDVERVNLVYRLALGRQANPTEIERATGFVAEIESATQPAYAAAEVNLVADAANPATPATLTKGPQGNSRPQAASDATAAAVLPVIPVNPDDIDPVDAPVKETVIEASDARTAAWWSFCQAVLGAAEFQYLK; this comes from the coding sequence GTGATCCCGGTTTCATACGACGAACCCTACTTCTTTCTATTGCGGGACAACATGAATCGCTTTGCTCCTTTCACGCATCTCGGCGCAAACCGTCGCGGTCTGCGGATCCGAATTGGACTATTGGCTCTGAGTTTTTCCGGCTTTGTACAGCTTCTTCCACTTCATGCAGCCGACAACCGGCCTTCGGACGATCCGGCCAAGGTTGAGTTTTTTGAGAAGAAAATTCGTCCGCTCCTGCTGGAGAACTGCATCAACTGCCATTCCGCAGAAAACGGTGGAAAAGGTGGATTGCGAGTTGACGATCGAAATGGGTTGATTGAAGGAGGTGGGCGCGGTCCTGGACTCGTACCGGGTAAGCCCCAGGAAAGTCTTTTGATCAAAGTCGTGCGACATCAGGGGCTGCAGATGCCCCCCCAAAAGAAACTGACGGATGATCAGATTGCGGATCTGGAAAAGTGGATTCTCGACGGTGCGACCTGGCCGGCTGTAGAGATTCCGGATGATTTGACCGGCCCCAAACCCGAGTACGATGAACTCAAACGGAATCACTGGGCATGGCAGCCACTCAAGGCCGTGGTGCCACCCACGGTCACAAGCGAAGCGTTTGCGGCCAATCCCATCGACCAATTCATTTTCAGCAAATGGGCCGAAGCGGGACTGCAGCCAGCCCCGGATGCCGACAAGATTGCACTGATTCGTCGCGTTACCTTCGACCTGACCGGAATTCCCCCCACCGTTGATGAGATTGACCGCTTTCTGAGTGATGATTCTGACAAGGCTTTTGAGAAGGTCGTCGATCGATTGCTGAAGTCTTCGGCTTATGGGGAACGATGGGGGCGTCACTGGCTGGATCTCGCCCGTTACGGCGAATCCACTGGCTCGGCACGGAATATCCCTCTGCCCCACGCCTGGCGTTACCGTGATTACGTCATCGACTCATTTACGAACGATAAGCCCTACGATCAGTTCATTCGTGAACAGATTGCCGGGGACCTGCTTCCCGCCAACTCTCCGACCGAAAAAGCAGAGCAACTGATTGCGACGGGCTTTCTGGCGATTGGCGTGAAAGACGTCAACCAGCGGTTCAAAATCCGGTTCATCATGGACAACGTCGATGAGCAGATCGACACGGTTACCCGTTCTGTTCTGGCGTTGACCGCAAGTTGCGCCCGTTGCCACGATCACAAGTTCGACCCCATTCCAGCGGTCGACTATTACGCGCTGGCAGGGATCTTCCAGAGCAGTGACTTGTGCGCCGGTGTCAGAAGCAAGATGGGGGGCGGCGGTCTCGATTACTACGACAACACGTTGCTGCTGCAGGTGGGGGCCGATGCCAAAACCGATCCGCAACTTGCAGAGAAGATCGAAGCGGCGACGCAGGCGTTTGAAAAGGCACGTGCCGAGTTTGAAGCGATTCGGGGCACACCAGAAGGTCTCGCAGTCGGTCCTAATGGCAAGCCCAAACAGCAGGCGTTCCGGGCACGCATGAACAAGGCTCAGCAGGAACTTCTCGCACTGACCGATCCTGCCGTCATTGGAAAAGTGGCGTACGGAGTCCGGGATGGAAAGAAGATCAGTGACACCGAAGTCCGCATCCGGGGAGAAGCCGAACTGCAAGGCCCGACGGTTCCACGTGGTTTCCTGAGTTTGCTCGAATGGCCTGAACAGCCAAAGGTGAATCCGAAACAGAGTGGACGTCTGGAACTGGCCGAGTGGCTGACGAGTGAGCAGAACCCGCTGACTCAGCGAGTCATCGTTAACCGGATCTGGCAGCACCTGTTCCAGCGCGGGATTGTCTCGACAGTGGATAACTTTGGAACGACTGGCGACAAGCCCTCGCATCCGGAACTTCTGGATTACCTGGCGAAGCAGTTCGTTGACGAAGGCTGGTCGGTCAAGAAGTTGATTCGATCGATCGTCCTGAGTCATACGTACCGGCTCAGTGCCGATTCCGTCAGCTCCAATCTGGCGATTGATCCCGGAAATCGGTTCCTGTGGCGACACAGTCCTCGCCGCCTGGACGCGGAAGAGATTCGTGATGCCATGCTGGCTGCATCGGGGCAGCTCAATCCCGTCCGTCCTGAAGGGTCGCCAGCAAAAGACTTCAAAGTGATCGAAATGAGGAACAATGGTCCGGAAGCTCGCAACCTGAGCGAACAGTCATTGGCCAGCGTCTCACGCAGCATCTATCTGCCGCTGGTGCGTGGTGTCACTCCTCGCTCTCTCGAAGTCTTCGACTTCGCAGAACAGGGAATGGTGACCGGCAGTCGCGATACAACGACGGTTCCGACCCAGGCGCTCTACCTGCTGAACGATCCGTTCGTACGTAAACAGGCACTCGCGCTTGCGGAACGAGTTGTCCAGCAGCCGAACCTCAGCGATGTCGAGCGGGTCAACCTGGTCTACAGACTCGCGCTCGGCCGCCAGGCGAATCCGACAGAGATCGAACGAGCCACCGGGTTTGTTGCAGAGATCGAATCTGCCACCCAGCCGGCCTACGCTGCGGCGGAAGTCAATCTGGTTGCCGATGCCGCAAATCCTGCTACCCCCGCGACGTTGACCAAGGGGCCTCAAGGGAATTCCCGACCGCAGGCGGCAAGTGACGCGACGGCGGCAGCGGTACTTCCGGTGATTCCTGTGAATCCCGACGACATCGATCCTGTTGATGCACCCGTCAAAGAAACTGTGATTGAAGCCAGTGATGCCAGGACAGCGGCCTGGTGGAGCTTCTGTCAGGCAGTCCTGGGAGCAGCGGAGTTCCAGTATCTGAAGTAA
- the fliP gene encoding flagellar type III secretion system pore protein FliP (The bacterial flagellar biogenesis protein FliP forms a type III secretion system (T3SS)-type pore required for flagellar assembly.), with protein sequence MPRSWLVCALSCLVLVSAALGDETAPASQASGKRSVPLPPRRVANEPAETLRGKTAPSANQLWSTLVSLTLVVGAIVVVGRGLKRYGLRTTQSLPVEAFEVLGRRMLEPRVAVHMVRCGSRILLLGVGPEGARTLSEISDPDEVRKLTESCLGKTSEDTSFDSAKASLKGFSARSSTIAKRAMLLVAALGLFLCSRAEAQSPRPSGPNRRAQAQAPARLAVKDVDRPVEVVKSETVTPFQLDPQQWVSPQQMGLSLKMLALMTVFSLAPSILMMTTCYVRFTVSLGLLRQALGTQQGPPNQVLAAICLFLTFLVMSPVWQKCYEEGIRPYTNPANGETSIDETTALTRTIAPVRAFMSQQIERANNGDSVWMLLDYQRPATDDGQSWEEPQSYDDVPFSVLAPAYLLSELKVGFLIGFQLFLPFLVIDLVVAMVLTSLGLTMMPPSMVSLPFKLLLFVMIDGWFLTVGMLLESVGAA encoded by the coding sequence ATGCCACGTTCCTGGCTGGTCTGCGCTCTGTCCTGTCTGGTCCTGGTGTCAGCGGCTTTGGGGGACGAGACTGCTCCCGCGTCCCAAGCGAGCGGGAAACGGAGTGTTCCCTTGCCCCCGCGGCGAGTGGCCAACGAACCGGCAGAAACGCTGCGAGGCAAAACCGCCCCGTCCGCGAACCAACTGTGGAGTACCCTGGTTTCACTGACGCTGGTGGTCGGTGCGATTGTTGTCGTCGGGCGAGGGCTGAAGCGTTACGGGCTGCGCACGACACAGTCGCTGCCCGTTGAGGCTTTTGAGGTGTTAGGTCGCCGAATGCTGGAACCTCGCGTCGCCGTGCACATGGTGCGCTGCGGATCACGCATTTTGCTGCTCGGAGTGGGACCGGAGGGCGCTCGCACCCTTTCCGAAATCAGCGACCCGGATGAGGTCCGGAAATTAACGGAAAGCTGTTTGGGAAAAACGTCCGAAGACACCTCTTTCGACTCTGCGAAGGCTTCCCTGAAGGGATTTTCCGCCCGTTCGAGCACCATCGCGAAACGGGCAATGCTGCTGGTCGCGGCGCTGGGGTTATTCCTGTGTTCTCGCGCGGAGGCGCAGTCACCTCGCCCCTCAGGACCGAACAGACGAGCTCAAGCGCAAGCACCCGCACGGCTGGCGGTCAAAGATGTCGACCGTCCCGTGGAGGTCGTGAAAAGCGAGACCGTGACTCCCTTTCAACTCGACCCGCAGCAGTGGGTCTCCCCTCAGCAAATGGGGCTCTCGCTTAAGATGCTCGCGCTGATGACCGTCTTCAGCCTTGCCCCTTCGATCCTCATGATGACAACCTGCTACGTCCGATTTACCGTGTCGCTCGGACTCTTGCGGCAAGCATTGGGAACACAGCAGGGCCCCCCCAACCAGGTTCTCGCTGCGATCTGTCTGTTCCTGACATTTCTCGTAATGTCGCCGGTCTGGCAGAAGTGTTACGAGGAAGGGATTCGACCGTACACCAACCCGGCGAATGGCGAGACTTCGATCGATGAAACGACGGCGCTGACACGCACAATCGCTCCTGTGCGGGCCTTCATGAGCCAGCAGATCGAAAGGGCGAACAACGGGGACTCGGTCTGGATGCTACTGGATTACCAGCGGCCCGCGACGGATGACGGTCAGTCATGGGAAGAACCCCAAAGCTACGATGACGTTCCCTTTTCGGTGCTGGCACCCGCGTATCTCCTGAGTGAATTGAAGGTGGGATTTCTGATTGGGTTTCAGTTGTTCTTGCCGTTTCTCGTCATCGATCTGGTGGTCGCAATGGTGCTGACAAGCCTGGGACTCACCATGATGCCTCCCTCGATGGTGTCGTTACCCTTCAAACTGTTGTTGTTCGTGATGATTGACGGATGGTTCCTGACCGTGGGGATGCTGCTCGAAAGCGTGGGGGCAGCGTAA
- a CDS encoding GNAT family N-acetyltransferase — MADQQFFKRYRMEINFEQTSLPPAKLPVGYHWREWRQADVERHALTKFRSFRDEVDSEVFACLGEYYGCLRLMSDIASQETFLPRATWLVEWSDGDHLPQDCGTIQGIGLTDHSGSIQNIGVVPEHRGFGLGRALVLKSLSGFAEAGMKRVVLEVTANNVVAVGLYQSLGFRVLRTMYRVVPIEASIH, encoded by the coding sequence ATGGCGGACCAGCAGTTTTTCAAACGCTACCGGATGGAAATCAACTTCGAGCAGACTTCACTTCCGCCTGCGAAGTTACCAGTCGGGTATCACTGGCGAGAATGGCGCCAAGCGGATGTCGAGCGACACGCTCTCACCAAGTTTCGCAGCTTTCGCGATGAAGTGGATTCTGAGGTCTTTGCCTGCTTGGGCGAATATTATGGCTGCCTCAGACTGATGTCGGACATTGCCAGCCAGGAAACCTTCCTTCCGCGGGCCACCTGGCTCGTAGAGTGGTCAGACGGCGACCATCTTCCCCAGGACTGTGGAACAATTCAGGGGATCGGACTGACCGACCACTCCGGATCCATCCAGAACATCGGTGTGGTCCCCGAACATCGGGGCTTTGGCCTCGGACGAGCCCTCGTCCTGAAATCTCTCAGTGGCTTTGCCGAAGCGGGTATGAAACGCGTCGTACTCGAAGTGACGGCCAATAACGTCGTTGCCGTAGGACTTTACCAAAGCCTTGGATTTCGGGTTCTTCGCACCATGTACCGCGTGGTTCCGATTGAAGCGTCGATTCACTGA
- a CDS encoding flagellar biosynthetic protein FliR has protein sequence MNSILTQLTDDPWGRLVFEYLVTGGLENGLVSLLVLVRLSGVFVISPWLMSVKFPLPVRLGLVMILTCVIAPLAWSRHGAPEVGRALLSSLIVQNQDGAMRDTRLFDLSSRQSPVGTADSSEAKTGGTDWGVILFSEIAVGTLLGTGILIIFLGLKLGGEWLDRYSGLGLARTFNPEISGDDSACGQISMLMGIVAFVLLEPLNGQALALKSLIDSFASLPPGAPFWTEQPVETIIELIQQSLVLGIRIGIPLAATMLLVDLTLALCSRNSQLPLSGSLYLIRGTLGLVMLALTLTAIPEVIVAATTSLL, from the coding sequence ATGAACTCCATTCTTACTCAACTGACCGACGACCCCTGGGGGCGACTGGTTTTCGAGTACCTGGTGACAGGTGGTCTCGAGAACGGACTCGTCAGCCTGCTGGTTCTGGTCCGTCTGTCCGGGGTCTTTGTGATCTCGCCCTGGTTGATGTCAGTGAAGTTTCCACTTCCCGTCCGTCTCGGTCTGGTCATGATTCTGACGTGTGTCATCGCGCCTCTTGCGTGGTCGAGACACGGTGCCCCAGAGGTCGGCAGAGCTTTGCTTTCCTCGCTGATCGTTCAAAATCAAGACGGCGCCATGCGGGATACGCGACTTTTCGATCTGTCTTCCAGACAGAGCCCCGTGGGAACTGCTGACTCGTCCGAGGCGAAAACTGGTGGCACCGATTGGGGGGTGATCCTGTTCAGTGAAATTGCAGTGGGGACATTGCTCGGCACGGGAATCCTGATCATTTTTCTGGGACTGAAGCTCGGTGGGGAATGGCTGGACCGCTACAGCGGACTTGGGCTCGCACGCACGTTCAATCCAGAAATTTCTGGCGACGATTCCGCCTGTGGCCAGATCAGCATGCTGATGGGAATCGTGGCATTCGTCCTGCTCGAGCCACTCAACGGGCAGGCACTCGCGCTGAAGTCTTTGATTGATTCGTTCGCAAGTCTCCCGCCGGGTGCCCCCTTCTGGACGGAGCAGCCTGTCGAAACGATCATCGAACTGATTCAACAATCCTTGGTGCTGGGGATCCGGATTGGCATTCCACTCGCCGCGACAATGCTGCTGGTCGATTTGACGCTGGCCCTTTGCAGCCGCAATTCGCAGTTACCCCTGAGTGGTTCACTTTACCTGATTCGGGGAACACTGGGGCTGGTCATGCTGGCCTTGACCCTGACAGCCATTCCGGAAGTCATCGTCGCTGCGACGACCTCGTTGTTGTAA
- a CDS encoding DUF1501 domain-containing protein, with protein sequence MIPSHVTPLDRGRRSLLQAGSIELLGLGMNHVSALRGGEIVSRDLTTMPLPGGKAKSVIFVFLSGGLSQHDSFDPKPAAPADIRGEFSPIHCRTLGIQICEHLPMLAGCSHLWSQIRSLTTPYNEHSQGHTSILTGRTPMPLGYDPSKPQSSDWPSIASVVGAATQSRNNNLPPAVVLPERLIHNSGRALPGQYGGQMGSRRDPWFIEASPYNPKSYGAYPEYEFHFVRGRESNPKLTFQSPNLNLPEGLNRGRLSDRNHLLGILDRQRSDLERAAATESFDRHREAAISLLTDASVQRAFDVHRADPQVLDRYGRNSFGWSLLMARQLVQSGVNLVQVNLGNNESWDTHDNNFVLLKDCLLPPTDKAVSALLEDLHSLGMLDETLVVMLGEMGRTPKVQSQNRSPGAKAGRDHWGAVQTVFVAGGGITGGQIVGASDKNGAYPVSEPQTPENLAATIYHALGIPDTAVWKDDLDRPHSIYYGDPIRFSA encoded by the coding sequence ATGATACCCAGTCACGTTACTCCCCTGGATCGAGGTCGACGGTCACTTCTTCAGGCTGGCTCGATCGAATTACTCGGCCTTGGAATGAACCACGTTTCGGCACTGCGTGGTGGCGAGATCGTGTCCCGAGACCTCACCACGATGCCGCTACCGGGTGGAAAGGCCAAGTCTGTCATTTTCGTGTTTCTGTCGGGCGGGTTGTCTCAGCACGACAGCTTTGATCCCAAGCCAGCCGCCCCCGCCGACATTCGCGGTGAATTCTCGCCCATTCACTGCCGTACACTGGGCATTCAGATTTGCGAACATTTGCCGATGCTCGCCGGATGCAGTCATCTCTGGAGTCAAATCCGGTCGCTGACCACACCCTATAACGAACACTCGCAAGGGCACACGTCGATTCTCACGGGGCGAACGCCCATGCCACTGGGGTACGATCCATCGAAGCCCCAGTCATCCGACTGGCCTTCGATCGCTTCCGTGGTCGGAGCGGCCACGCAGAGCCGAAACAATAATCTACCGCCCGCAGTGGTCTTACCTGAACGGCTGATTCATAACTCAGGACGCGCCCTGCCCGGCCAGTATGGTGGACAGATGGGAAGCCGCCGTGATCCCTGGTTCATTGAAGCTTCACCCTACAACCCGAAATCGTATGGAGCCTATCCCGAATACGAATTCCATTTTGTCAGGGGGCGTGAATCAAATCCGAAGCTCACTTTTCAGTCACCGAACCTGAACCTGCCGGAAGGTCTCAACCGGGGCCGTTTGTCTGACCGGAACCACCTGCTGGGAATCCTCGATCGCCAGCGCAGCGACCTCGAACGGGCAGCGGCAACTGAATCATTCGACCGACATCGTGAAGCGGCCATTTCGCTGCTCACCGATGCCAGCGTGCAGCGTGCGTTCGACGTGCATCGCGCCGACCCTCAGGTGCTCGATCGTTATGGACGCAACTCGTTTGGATGGTCGCTGCTGATGGCTCGGCAACTGGTTCAGTCGGGCGTTAATCTCGTTCAGGTCAATCTCGGTAACAATGAGTCGTGGGACACCCATGACAACAACTTTGTGCTGTTGAAGGATTGCCTTCTTCCGCCTACTGATAAAGCGGTTTCAGCGCTGCTCGAGGACCTGCACTCGTTGGGGATGCTTGATGAGACACTGGTTGTGATGCTCGGGGAAATGGGCCGCACTCCCAAAGTTCAATCGCAAAATCGCAGTCCGGGTGCGAAAGCAGGTCGAGACCACTGGGGAGCGGTCCAGACCGTCTTCGTTGCGGGCGGAGGTATCACAGGGGGTCAGATCGTCGGAGCCTCCGACAAGAACGGAGCCTACCCCGTCAGTGAACCCCAGACTCCCGAGAATCTGGCCGCAACGATTTACCATGCACTGGGAATCCCCGACACAGCCGTCTGGAAAGACGACCTGGATCGGCCGCATAGCATTTACTACGGCGATCCAATTCGATTTTCCGCCTGA